The following proteins come from a genomic window of Triticum aestivum cultivar Chinese Spring chromosome 6A, IWGSC CS RefSeq v2.1, whole genome shotgun sequence:
- the LOC123130799 gene encoding alpha-amylase/trypsin inhibitor, whose protein sequence is MASNHRRFLLSGAVLLSVLAAVAALESVEDECRPGVAFPHNALATCHTYVIKRVCGRGPSLPMLVKERCCRELAAVPDYCRCEALRVLMDGVRVEGGHVLEGRLGDRRDCPREAQREFAATLVTAAECNLPTVSGVGSTLGATGRWMTIELPK, encoded by the coding sequence ATGGCATCCAACCATCGCCGCTTCCTCCTCTCCGGCGCCGTCTTGCTCTCGGTCCTCGCCGCCGTGGCCGCCCTGGAGAGCGTTGAGGACGAGTGCCGGCCAGGGGTGGCCTTCCCGCACAACGCGTTAGCCACCTGCCACACCTACGTGATCAAACGGGTCTGCGGCCGCGGTCCCAGCCTGCCCATGCTGGTGAAGGAGCGGTGCTGCCGGGAGCTGGCGGCCGTCCCGGATTACTGCCGGTGCGAGGCGCTGCGCGTCCTCATGGATGGGGTGCGCGTGGAGGGTGGCCACGTGTTGGAGGGCCGCCTTGGTGACAGGCGTGACTGCCCGAGGGAGGCACAGAGGGAGTTCGCCGCCACGCTGGTCACGGCGGCGGAGTGCAACCTGCCGACCGTCTCGGGGGTCGGGAGTACACTTGGTGCTACCGGCAGATGGATGACGATCGAATTGCCCAAGTAA